The following coding sequences are from one Kallotenue papyrolyticum window:
- a CDS encoding AAA family ATPase gives MATHNRSSVIRVVVVAPAEAIDQEWIRALEADPEIALVASMGVLQRGIDAVREHQPHVLVIDRPLDQVEQLIQAAAAVAPQTLCVAILPQQDMAAVRRLVAAGARDILAKPLNQRELVASLRQVVQNEEHRRRRVGLPSLLAPVARPTNGKLVVVMGPKGGVGATTVATNLAVALRQVSGAEVALADVCLQFGDVAVLLNLWSRHTLHDLAVHHQNIDDALLDRVLVPHASGVRVLLAPGEPELTADIGAAQITAIIKALRQRFAFVVVDCWSVLDEVTETLINLADQVLLVTTPEVPALKDTKQALEYFQRHGVHREHIVLVLNRFPSVKGVTLQDIQQHLRHPIQANLPSDGPAVTYAANKGVPVLLSHPQSWVAQSFRKLAAWIAGDQVETISLPATESAAGLASQPATQRAPRWRLGLRKSGH, from the coding sequence ATGGCGACACACAACCGCAGCTCGGTGATCCGGGTCGTGGTCGTCGCGCCGGCTGAAGCGATCGACCAAGAGTGGATCCGGGCGCTGGAGGCCGATCCCGAGATTGCGCTGGTGGCCAGCATGGGCGTGTTGCAACGCGGCATCGACGCGGTGCGCGAGCACCAGCCGCATGTGTTGGTGATCGACCGACCGCTGGATCAGGTCGAGCAGTTGATCCAGGCCGCCGCTGCGGTCGCGCCGCAGACGCTGTGCGTGGCGATTCTGCCGCAGCAGGACATGGCGGCCGTGCGACGGCTGGTGGCGGCAGGCGCGCGCGACATTCTGGCCAAGCCTCTGAACCAGCGCGAGCTGGTCGCCAGCCTGCGCCAGGTGGTGCAGAACGAGGAGCACCGCCGCCGGCGCGTGGGCCTGCCCTCGCTGTTGGCGCCGGTGGCGCGGCCCACCAACGGCAAACTGGTGGTGGTGATGGGCCCCAAGGGCGGTGTCGGCGCGACAACGGTGGCGACCAATCTGGCGGTCGCGCTGCGCCAGGTGAGCGGCGCCGAGGTGGCGCTGGCCGATGTATGCCTGCAGTTCGGCGATGTAGCCGTGCTGCTCAATCTGTGGTCGCGTCATACGCTCCACGATCTGGCCGTGCACCACCAGAACATCGACGATGCGCTGCTCGACCGTGTGCTGGTGCCGCACGCCAGCGGCGTCAGGGTCCTGCTGGCGCCCGGCGAGCCGGAACTGACTGCCGACATCGGCGCGGCGCAGATCACCGCTATCATCAAGGCGCTGCGGCAGCGCTTCGCCTTTGTGGTCGTGGATTGTTGGTCGGTGCTGGATGAGGTCACCGAAACGCTGATCAACCTGGCCGATCAGGTGCTGCTGGTGACCACGCCCGAAGTGCCTGCGCTCAAGGATACCAAGCAGGCGCTGGAGTATTTTCAGCGCCACGGCGTTCACCGCGAGCATATCGTGCTGGTGCTCAACCGCTTTCCGAGCGTCAAGGGCGTGACGCTGCAGGATATCCAGCAGCATTTGCGCCATCCGATTCAGGCCAATCTGCCGAGCGACGGCCCGGCGGTGACCTATGCCGCCAACAAGGGCGTGCCGGTGCTGCTCAGCCACCCGCAGAGCTGGGTGGCGCAGAGCTTTCGCAAGCTGGCAGCCTGGATCGCCGGTGATCAGGTGGAGACGATCAGCCTGCCCGCCACCGAGAGCGCCGCCGGTCTGGCCAGCCAGCCGGCAACGCAGCGCGCGCCGCGCTGGCGCTTGGGCCTGCGGAAGTCCGGCCATTGA
- a CDS encoding enoyl-ACP reductase FabI, with translation MGLLEGRTALVVGVANDHSIAWGIAKALHREGAQLGFTYLGEALERRVRPLAESLNAALIEPCDLASDEQIAAVMERVRETWGELDILIHSAAFAKTDELRGPYLNTTREGFRIALEISAYSLTALVKAAEPLLTPRAAIITMTYHGSQQVYPNYNVQGVAKAALEASVRYLAADLGPRGIRVNAISAGPIRTLAASAVAGIRDMIKAQEQFAPLRRRVTIDDVGNTAAWLCSDLASGVTGEIIYVDAGAHIMGAAPQLPA, from the coding sequence ATGGGACTGCTCGAAGGACGCACAGCCCTGGTCGTTGGCGTGGCCAACGACCACTCGATTGCCTGGGGCATCGCCAAGGCGCTACACCGCGAGGGCGCGCAGCTTGGCTTCACCTACCTCGGCGAGGCGCTGGAACGCCGCGTCAGGCCGCTGGCCGAGAGCCTCAACGCCGCGCTGATCGAGCCCTGCGATCTGGCCAGCGATGAGCAGATCGCCGCGGTGATGGAGCGCGTGCGCGAGACCTGGGGCGAGCTAGACATCCTGATCCACTCCGCGGCGTTTGCCAAGACCGATGAGTTGCGCGGACCCTACCTCAACACCACGCGCGAGGGCTTTCGCATCGCGCTGGAGATCAGCGCCTACTCGCTGACCGCGCTGGTCAAAGCCGCAGAGCCGCTGCTCACGCCGCGCGCCGCGATCATCACCATGACCTACCACGGCTCGCAGCAGGTCTATCCCAACTACAACGTGCAGGGCGTGGCCAAAGCGGCGCTGGAGGCCTCGGTGCGCTACCTGGCCGCCGACCTGGGACCGCGCGGCATCCGCGTCAACGCCATTAGCGCCGGGCCGATCCGTACGCTGGCGGCCAGCGCGGTTGCCGGCATTCGCGACATGATCAAGGCGCAAGAGCAGTTCGCGCCGCTGCGCCGGCGCGTGACGATCGACGATGTGGGCAACACCGCCGCCTGGCTCTGCTCCGATCTGGCCAGCGGCGTGACCGGCGAGATCATCTACGTCGATGCCGGCGCGCATATTATGGGCGCCGCGCCGCAACTGCCCGCCTGA
- a CDS encoding TadE/TadG family type IV pilus assembly protein, giving the protein MFALCRRGQSLVEFAIALPLLALLLSGLVAVGWFLYAHVQVANATREAARAGSLYLSNRFHYTSCFATPSAPCPPGYGTGSQAAGGADCWTLTQWVENALVELQRTSGGCPAGGYNTVVHAFGLLAPTKCPNATAGANCWWLEPLTYDDGTAITGLPLAGKGLKVGVTYRYQLPLLGGPFRLDPVSVRKVVIMRIQNP; this is encoded by the coding sequence ATGTTCGCGCTGTGTCGTCGCGGCCAGTCGCTGGTCGAGTTTGCCATCGCGCTGCCGCTGCTGGCGCTGCTGCTCAGTGGCCTGGTAGCCGTGGGCTGGTTCCTGTACGCGCATGTACAGGTTGCCAACGCGACGCGTGAAGCGGCGCGCGCCGGATCGCTCTACCTGAGCAATCGTTTCCACTACACCTCCTGTTTTGCGACGCCGTCGGCGCCCTGTCCGCCGGGCTATGGCACGGGCAGCCAGGCTGCCGGGGGTGCCGACTGCTGGACGCTGACGCAGTGGGTCGAGAACGCGCTGGTGGAGTTGCAGCGTACCAGCGGTGGTTGTCCGGCGGGCGGCTACAACACCGTGGTGCATGCCTTCGGCTTGTTGGCGCCGACCAAATGTCCGAACGCGACGGCAGGCGCGAACTGCTGGTGGCTGGAACCGCTCACCTACGACGATGGCACGGCGATTACCGGCCTGCCGCTGGCCGGGAAAGGCTTGAAGGTTGGCGTCACCTACCGCTATCAGTTGCCGTTGCTCGGCGGTCCCTTCCGGCTCGATCCGGTCAGCGTTCGCAAAGTCGTGATTATGCGCATCCAGAACCCATAG
- the cpaB gene encoding Flp pilus assembly protein CpaB gives MGRRRGWILIVLGLVLAVATGTMVYYLLQQAAPVTAVTPPPPTPIPTKQVPVAARLLPAGTTITVSDIVSRELPLDLPLPGIITDTGALLNQLVVEPIQQDEFFRPAQLRGGDQGPLSKEIPEGRVLVAFPVADLLNQSKVIREGDHLDLLLTLDVSEETPTETRQGKATNYTLQNLRVFRIVRDQPTEDNPNPEPKALLIDMTPQDAVILKFVKDNGGTIDFTLRSPLDTSTFSTEAITQDYLFDNYGFQAPRSSARPRQQ, from the coding sequence ATGGGCCGTCGTCGTGGTTGGATTTTGATCGTTTTGGGCCTGGTGCTGGCAGTGGCGACCGGCACGATGGTGTATTACCTGTTGCAACAGGCCGCCCCGGTAACGGCGGTGACGCCACCACCGCCTACGCCCATACCGACGAAACAGGTACCGGTGGCGGCGCGGCTGCTGCCAGCAGGCACGACGATCACCGTCAGCGATATCGTCAGCCGCGAGCTACCGCTCGACCTGCCGCTGCCCGGCATCATCACCGATACCGGCGCGCTGCTCAACCAGCTCGTGGTCGAGCCGATCCAGCAGGATGAGTTCTTCCGCCCCGCGCAGCTGCGCGGCGGAGATCAGGGACCACTCAGCAAAGAAATTCCGGAGGGACGCGTGCTGGTGGCCTTTCCGGTGGCCGATCTGCTCAACCAGAGCAAAGTGATCCGCGAGGGCGATCACCTCGATCTGCTGTTGACCCTCGACGTCAGCGAGGAGACGCCCACCGAGACGCGCCAGGGCAAGGCCACCAACTACACGCTGCAGAATCTGCGCGTCTTCCGCATCGTGCGCGATCAGCCGACCGAGGACAATCCCAATCCCGAACCGAAGGCGCTGCTGATCGACATGACGCCGCAGGATGCTGTGATCCTCAAGTTCGTCAAGGACAACGGCGGCACGATCGATTTCACGCTGCGCTCGCCGCTGGACACCAGCACCTTCAGCACCGAGGCGATCACGCAGGACTATCTCTTCGACAACTACGGTTTTCAGGCGCCGCGTTCGAGCGCGCGTCCGCGCCAGCAGTAA
- a CDS encoding TadE/TadG family type IV pilus assembly protein has translation MGRSDRPVRGQSLVEFALIAPLALALIVVLIELGVVFSVYIALTNSAREGARAGAIYRYPTPAALFTTPTCNAACHRATVDAARQAAMDAAIMETLGPLIRVSNVDELGPPAQRYRYEATQDTDVFRYGSTLTVTLEYTHPLFFRLFGSQSVRLRAQSEMKIEPGGR, from the coding sequence ATGGGTCGTTCCGACAGGCCCGTCCGGGGCCAGAGTCTCGTCGAATTCGCACTGATCGCCCCCCTTGCGCTGGCGCTGATCGTTGTACTGATCGAGTTGGGGGTGGTCTTCAGCGTGTACATCGCGCTGACCAATAGCGCGCGCGAAGGGGCGCGTGCCGGAGCGATCTACCGCTATCCCACCCCTGCAGCACTGTTCACGACGCCAACCTGCAACGCCGCCTGCCATCGGGCCACGGTAGACGCGGCGCGTCAGGCGGCTATGGACGCGGCGATCATGGAGACGCTCGGCCCGCTGATCCGCGTCAGCAACGTGGATGAGCTCGGCCCGCCGGCGCAGCGCTACCGCTACGAGGCGACGCAGGACACCGATGTGTTTCGTTACGGCAGCACGCTCACCGTGACGTTGGAATACACGCATCCCCTGTTTTTCAGGCTCTTCGGTTCGCAGTCGGTGCGCCTGCGCGCGCAGAGCGAGATGAAGATCGAGCCAGGAGGGCGCTGA
- a CDS encoding pilus assembly protein TadG-related protein: MRRSHTRAPGQALVTMVVFALVFLLFVGLAIDSGMLYLERRHLQNIADAACLAAATEIARGGSATQAKSVANQYIIKNLDENARAAFQLPDPLSAIDFVNGVQGSGTNLTRGIEVNGRDVRVAVTFPAYTYFLRLGGIPTYRVLARAHCDATQGGGIWPVAINRFPGYEQDAPNKRIGVANVGAPLPQTYGNGAVPKYLIVRDVLQRQSVNDGILNRGPGLNSACDASMNRNWYDWPALGDPVAKTGPYRDSCAPATPDAPGYEVEMAGNGANPNNGSGATSYTGPLLLDARQISFTPRLFYNGQSAQTSTNTWKDIIVKYILTHYPGPDVLPGQELGVVNGVNSGQILDAIRDKYNVGDEVTVLIYNGQLYLNPDFQLAVVCQAGQGPTAGACNNDGSNNGKFVVRPAPPTPLINPTTCTYDGRYFIGDVNAPTVGPPLDAAHIAPSGSLRPAIYVVQLRPVPNNAYATTVRLTARLSGANATATHSAGDAEGFGQLKVKWEWPGGSTGWQAPDVPVDVDMPLPGGVDVRLSVIQTATEQVPCDPLDPSKPQISVPKRVAGAHTLQVIGRSVGGSATSREHSAYGVLGLQPYPNDYFLSFINDPNGMVKNVGPQVDLQAALQLIDANSPSGTALKWSEMAHSYAVAWYRNGAPYPGTPPGMSAQLDRSGQDPVLKVQVTPGTVAVGEYDIDLEVYGKNSAPITHSTRFHLRVEEDLNASIDAWVVALCYARFRITDMGPPNDVIKGRAISGCLAPEQVTAGLTARLIPW; the protein is encoded by the coding sequence ATGCGTCGCTCCCACACGCGCGCTCCCGGCCAGGCGCTGGTCACCATGGTGGTCTTCGCCTTGGTGTTCTTGCTCTTTGTCGGCCTGGCGATCGACAGCGGCATGCTCTATCTGGAGCGTCGTCATCTCCAGAACATCGCCGATGCTGCCTGCTTGGCCGCAGCGACCGAGATCGCGCGCGGCGGGTCGGCGACGCAGGCCAAAAGCGTGGCCAATCAGTACATCATCAAGAATCTCGATGAGAACGCCAGAGCCGCCTTTCAACTGCCCGACCCGCTCAGCGCGATCGATTTTGTCAACGGCGTTCAGGGATCGGGAACCAACCTAACGCGCGGCATCGAGGTCAACGGCCGAGATGTTAGGGTGGCGGTGACCTTTCCGGCGTACACCTATTTTCTGCGGTTGGGCGGCATTCCGACCTACCGCGTGCTGGCGCGCGCGCATTGCGACGCGACGCAGGGCGGCGGCATCTGGCCGGTGGCGATCAACCGCTTTCCCGGCTACGAACAGGACGCGCCGAACAAACGCATCGGCGTGGCCAACGTGGGCGCGCCCCTGCCGCAGACCTACGGCAACGGCGCGGTGCCCAAGTACCTGATCGTGCGCGACGTGTTGCAGCGCCAGAGCGTGAACGACGGCATTCTCAATCGCGGACCGGGGCTGAACAGCGCCTGTGACGCCTCCATGAACCGCAACTGGTATGACTGGCCCGCGCTGGGCGACCCCGTGGCCAAGACCGGTCCCTACCGCGATTCGTGCGCGCCGGCGACCCCCGACGCGCCGGGGTATGAGGTCGAGATGGCGGGCAACGGCGCCAACCCCAACAACGGCAGCGGCGCGACCTCCTACACCGGGCCGCTGTTGCTGGATGCGCGCCAGATCTCGTTCACGCCGCGCCTGTTCTACAACGGTCAGTCGGCGCAGACCTCCACCAACACCTGGAAGGACATCATCGTCAAGTACATCCTGACACACTACCCCGGCCCGGACGTACTGCCGGGCCAGGAGCTGGGCGTGGTCAACGGCGTCAACTCCGGGCAGATCCTGGACGCCATTCGTGATAAGTACAACGTCGGCGATGAGGTGACGGTGCTGATCTACAACGGACAGCTCTACCTCAATCCCGACTTTCAGCTCGCGGTGGTCTGTCAGGCGGGGCAGGGCCCGACCGCGGGCGCGTGCAACAACGACGGCAGCAACAACGGCAAATTTGTGGTGCGTCCGGCGCCGCCGACGCCGCTGATCAATCCAACGACCTGCACCTACGATGGGCGCTACTTCATCGGCGACGTGAACGCGCCCACCGTGGGGCCGCCCCTGGATGCCGCTCACATCGCGCCGAGTGGTTCGTTGCGCCCGGCGATCTATGTCGTCCAGTTGCGTCCGGTGCCGAACAACGCCTATGCCACCACCGTGCGGCTGACGGCACGGCTGTCGGGCGCCAACGCCACCGCGACCCACAGCGCAGGCGATGCGGAGGGCTTCGGACAGCTCAAGGTGAAGTGGGAATGGCCCGGCGGGTCTACGGGCTGGCAGGCGCCGGATGTGCCAGTCGATGTGGACATGCCGCTGCCTGGCGGTGTGGATGTGCGCCTGAGCGTGATCCAGACCGCGACCGAGCAAGTGCCGTGCGATCCGCTCGATCCGAGCAAGCCCCAGATCAGCGTGCCCAAGCGCGTCGCCGGCGCGCATACGCTACAGGTGATCGGGCGTTCGGTCGGCGGCAGCGCCACCTCGCGCGAACACAGCGCCTATGGCGTGTTGGGCCTGCAGCCCTACCCCAACGATTACTTCCTGTCGTTTATCAACGACCCCAACGGCATGGTCAAGAATGTCGGGCCGCAGGTGGATCTCCAGGCCGCGTTGCAACTGATCGACGCCAACTCGCCGTCGGGCACCGCGCTCAAGTGGAGCGAGATGGCGCACAGCTACGCCGTCGCCTGGTACCGCAACGGCGCGCCCTACCCCGGCACGCCGCCAGGCATGAGCGCGCAGTTGGATCGCAGTGGTCAGGACCCGGTGCTCAAGGTGCAAGTGACGCCCGGCACGGTCGCGGTCGGCGAGTACGACATCGATCTTGAAGTCTATGGCAAAAACAGCGCGCCGATCACCCACTCGACGCGCTTCCACCTGCGCGTCGAGGAGGATCTCAATGCCAGCATCGACGCGTGGGTTGTCGCGCTGTGTTACGCGCGCTTCCGCATTACCGATATGGGACCGCCCAACGACGTGATCAAAGGGCGGGCGATCTCCGGCTGTCTGGCGCCGGAGCAGGTTACGGCGGGGCTGACCGCGCGCCTGATCCCGTGGTAG